A genome region from Leptodactylus fuscus isolate aLepFus1 chromosome 6, aLepFus1.hap2, whole genome shotgun sequence includes the following:
- the LOC142210361 gene encoding E3 ubiquitin/ISG15 ligase TRIM25-like has product MASADFKYGQNCSICLSIYTDPVTLRCGHSFCQGCIDRELDTQQESGVYTCPECRKRFHERPALQKNLNLCHPAECSSMSHEDHEAAGIFCTYCINSPVPAVKSCLLCEASLCESHLKVHSKSPEHVLSDPTTSFGKRKCSTHKKILEYYCSKDAVCICVSCIAFGEHKGHYVEPINAAFEKKRDKLVHFLEKLTVKKKKTEKRVKNLQKRRTDVQEKAASVTKQVNVLFRDIREQLDHLEKRVLSEISVWEEQVSHTVSNLMQQLEIKKDELSRKMFDVEELCRMSDPVTVLQGRVSIRDDFYDRQEGDDEDREREDKKVHEAGDLDEGLISAALHAGLADIMTGVKRGIYVSESLDIALDLNTAGNYVSVSGDLKTVVWSDLNHCRPETPERFQYCQVLSTRSFSSGRHYWEVETSASGDWMIGVCYPSIDRKGVQSYIGNNNKSWGLCKFNNEYSAIHSSDVSQISHYVSSQNFRIYLDYEAGQLSFYELQGPIRHLHTFSAIFTEPLHAVFYVWGDWVRITS; this is encoded by the coding sequence ATGGCATCTGCTGACTTCAAGTATGGGCAGAATTGCTCCATCTGCCTCAGCATTTACACAGATCCTGTCACCCTGAGGTGTGGGCACAGCTTCTGCCAGGGGTGCATAGATCGTGAGCTGGACACACAGCAGGAGTCTGGAGTTTACACCTGTCCTGAATGCAGAAAAAGGTTTCACGAGAGACCAGCATTGCAGAAGAACCTGAATCTCTGCCACCCAGCAGAGTGCTCATCCATGTCTCACGAAGACCATGAAGCAGCGGGGATATTCTGCACTTACTGTATCAATTCCCCAGTACCTGCTGTCAAATCCTGCCTATTGTGTGAAGCTTCGCTGTGTGAGAGTCACCTAAAGGTTCACAGCAAGTCCCCAGAACATGTCTTATCTGATCCTACCACTTCTTTTGGAAAGAGAAAATGTTCCACACACAAGAAGATCCTTGAATACTACTGCTCCAAAGATGCAGTCTGCATTTGTGTATCTTGCATTGCTTTTGGAGAACATAAAGGACACTATGTGGAGCCCATCaatgcagcttttgaaaagaAGAGAGACAAACTAGTACATTTTTTAGAAAAGTTGACTGTAAAGAAAAAGAAGACCGAGAAAAGAGTTAAGAACTTACAAAAACGAAGAACAGACGTGCAAGAAAAAGCAGCCAGTGTGACAAAGCAAGTCAATGTCCTGTTTAGAGACATTCGAGAACAGCTTGACCATCTGGAGAAGAGGGTCCTAAGTGAAATCTCCGTCTGGGAAGAGCAGGTGTCACACACAGTCTCTAACCTGATGCAGCAGTTGGAGATAAAGAAGGACGAGCTGTCCAGGAAGATGTTCGATGTTGAGGAGCTGTGTCGCATGAGCGATCCTGTCACTGTGTTACAAGGAAGGGTATCCATAAGAGATGACTTTTATGACCGTCAGGAGGGAGATGATgaagacagagagagagaagatAAGAAGGTCCATGAGGCTGGAGATCTAGATGAAGGTCTGATTTCCGCAGCCTTACATGCTGGATTAGCTGACATTATGACAGGAGTGAAAAGAGGGATTTATGTGTCCGAGTCTTTGGATATAGCGCTGGATCTGAACACGGCTGGTAATTATGTCTCAGTATCCGGGGATCTGAAAACTGTGGTCTGGTCTGATCTAAATCATTGTCGTCCTGAAACCCCAGAGAGGTTCCAGTATTGCCAAGTATTAAGCACCAGGAGCTTCTCCTCAGGACGACATTATTGGGAAGTGGAAACCAGTGCATCAGGAGACTGGATGATAGGGGTGTGCTATCCCAGTATTGACAGGAAAGGCGTCCAATCCTATATTGGAAACAACAACAAGTCCTGGGGATTATGTAAATTCAATAATGAGTATTCGGCGATCCATTCCAGTGACGTCAGCCAGATTTCGCACTACGTCTCCTCTCAGAACTTCAGGATATATCTGGATTATGAGGCTGGACAGTTGTCCTTTTATGAGTTACAAGGTCCAATCAGACACCTGCACACCTTCTCCGCCATCTTCACCGAGCCTCTTCATGCAGTGTTTTATGTTTGGGGTGACTGGGTAAGAATTACGAGCTAG
- the LOC142209946 gene encoding E3 ubiquitin/ISG15 ligase TRIM25-like: MADLKAELKCSICLDVFQDPVTLWCGHNFCRRCIDHAWETLSNFYMCPQCRKRFRSRPVLSKNINLSNIAEHFHSTQEENDDTDVFCNYCDLSCPAVKTCLQCETSMCKQHLQNHNWSVQHTLLDPTNLENQKCPIHKKILGYYCTVDESCICFSCCLDSEHRDHQVEPLNEASEKKKERLRKLVETMNSDIEETEREVQHLQEDMRKVEEKAGVVTKRVHDRFREVRRQLLVLEETLVTDILLKKEETLNPYEKLIQELEKKKDELLMSKRRAEALCHETNPFSVLQEQQSSTGDIIQGERSCKLLHNAGGLDVRLISKTLQIGLCDIMLGLNIWFYIQKPADLVLDTTTAAYNIQVSDDLKTVNHSETIQNIPEKNEGFEGNQVVSTRSFNSERYYWEVETSDYGNWGIGVCYSSMDRRGDQSSLGCNNKSWCLQRCDGRLMVLYNGHIISLPSRASCNGVRVYLDYNGGRLSFYELSNPVRYLYTVSVTFTEPLHAAFMVQNSWLRIRNEKRRLHDT; encoded by the coding sequence ATGGCAGACCTAAAAGCTGAACTAAAATGCTCTATTTGCTTAGATGTATTTCAAGATCCAGTGACCCTGTGGTGTGGACACAATTTCTGTCGGAGATGTATTGATCATGCATGGGAAACGCTGTCAAACTTCTATATGTGCCCTCAATGCAGGAAAAGATTCAGATCTCGACCTGTCCTAAGCAAAAACATAAACCTTAGCAATATTGCAGAGCATTTCCACTCTACGCAAGAAGAAAATGATGACACCGACGTCTTCTGCAATTACTGTGACCTGTCATGTCCTGCTGTTAAAACTTGTCTGCAGTGTGAGACCTCCATGTGTAAGCAACATCTCCAAAACCATAACTGGTCGGTACAGCATACATTACTTGACCCCACCAACCTGGAGAACCAGAAATGCCCCATCCACAAGAAAATCCTGGGGTATTACTGCACAGTGGATGAGTCCTGTATCTGTTTTTCCTGCTGTTTGGATTCTGAGCACCGTGACCACCAAGTGGAACCATTAAATGAGGCttctgagaagaagaaggagagattGAGAAAGCTTGTGGAGACAATGAACTCAGATATAGAGGAGACTGAGAGAGAAGTCCAACATTTACAGGAGGACATGAGAAAAGTAGAGGAAAAGGCAGGTGTGGTAACTAAAAGAGTCCATGATCGGTTCCGAGAGGTCAGAAGACAATTGCTGGTCCTAGAGGAAACTCTCGTCACTGACATCTTGTTAAAGAAAGAAGAGACTTTAAATCCTTATGAGAAGCTGATCCAGGAGCTGGAGAAAAAGAAGGATGAGCTGTTAATGAGTAAACGTCGGGCCGAGGCGCTGTGTCATGAGACCAATCCTTTTAGTGTCCTACAAGAACAACAGTCCTCTACAGGTGACATAATACAAGGAGAGAGAAGTTGTAAACTATTACACAATGCTGGTGGTCTGGATGTGCGTCTGATCTCAAAGACATTACAAATAGGACTATGTGACATCATGTTAGGACTAaacatatggttttatatacaaaAGCCTGCAGACTTAGTACTGGACACCACCACAGCTGCTTATAATATTCAGGTATCGGATGACCTGAAGACTGTGAATCACTCTGAAACAATCCAGAATATTCCAGAAAAAAATGAAGGATTTGAGGGTAACCAGGTTGTAAGTACCAGAAGTTTTAATTCTGAGCGATATTACTGGGAGGTGGAGACCAGTGACTATGGGAATTGGGGAATAGGGGTGTGTTATTCCAGTATGGACAGGAGAGGGGACCAGTCCAGTCTTGGATGTAAtaacaagtcctggtgtctgcaGAGGTGTGATGGCAGGCTCATGGTACTATATAATGGTCATATCATCTCATTACCCTCCAGGGCTTCCTGTAATGGTGTGAGAGTCTATCTGGATTACAATGGCGGTCGGCTGTCCTTTTATGAACTGAGTAATCCTGTTAGATACTTGTACACGGTCTCGGTCACCTTCACTGAGCCCCTTCATGCTGCATTCATGGTACAAAACAGTTGGTTGAGAATCAGGAATGAGAAGAGACGACTACATGATACCTGA
- the LOC142209947 gene encoding E3 ubiquitin/ISG15 ligase TRIM25-like produces the protein MMADLRDSVLRDELCCPICLDIFKDPVTLVCGHSFCSTCIKNVPRTSGKIMCPQCRKKFALRSIPTTNVNLKNIAEQFRTTEQVSIKCTYCDHPTDAEKTCLQCEISMCRRHLRYHNRSVQHNLIDPSTALESKKCPIHNKMRGYYCKVDATCICVTCYLSKEYRGLPVVPLNEACERKKRNLLELFWQMFAKTDFNKWKIQKLKEDIQKMQEKADLQENNSMDGTLSKKQQKLLNVTEQIKELENEVRERALKQTCIVELCNKNDPIAILEELVIGREDCSNTGRDTGTVHKSLPDITSKAKKWWFPKQRCTDLLLDMNTAANDIYVSDDLKAAAYSEIIQAYPKKEDRFEHHQVLSINRFSAGRHYWDVDSRQSENWMIGVCYASIDKTGKNSFMGCNTKSWCLRRRQNEFWMQHNNSCAYLPGMTSCSHIRVSLDYNAGHLSFHDLACPIRHIQTYIVIFTEPLQAGFTIFNGCLQISTPEETEPIELSDEDSGDFTD, from the coding sequence ATGATGGCAGATCTCAGAGACTCAGTTCTCAGAGATGAGCTGTGCTGCCCTATTTGTCTAGATATTTTTAAAGACCCTGTCACCCTGGTATGTGGACATAGCTTCTGCTCTACGTGTATTAAAAATGTCCCAAGGACTTCAGGAAAGATTATGTGCCCtcagtgcagaaaaaaatttgcattAAGGTCTATCCCGACCACAAACGTAAACCTGAAAAACATTGCAGAGCAGTTCCGCACTACAGAACAGGTTTCCATCAAATGCACCTACTGTGACCACCCCACTGATGCAGAAAAAACATGTCTACAATGTGAAATCTCCATGTGTCGGAGACATCTCCGGTATCACAACAGGTCAGTGCAACATAACTTGATTGACCCCTCTACTGCCCTGGAAAGCAAAAAATGCCCCATCCATAATAAGATGAGGGGGtattactgcaaagtggatgcaaCTTGCATCTGTGTCACCTGCTACTTGTCCAAAGAATATCGGGGACTCCCGGTGGTACCGCTGAATGAGGCCTGTGAGAGGAAGAAGAGAAATCTGCTAGAGCTTTTCTGGCAAATGTTTGCAAAGACAGATTTTAACAAATGGAAAATACAGAAACTTAAGGAGGACATTCAGAAAATGCAGGAAAAAGCAGACTTACAAGAAAATAATTCTATGGATGGCACCTTGTCAAAGAAACAGCAAAAGTTACTCAATGTTACGGAACAGATTAAGGAGCTGGAGAACGAAGTCAGGGAGAGAGCATTGAAGCAAACTTGTATTGTGGAACTGTGCAACAAAAATGACCCAATAGCCATACTAGAAGAGCTGGTGATAGGTAGAGAAGACTGTAGCAACACTGGGAGAGATACAGGGACTGTACACAAATCTCTACCAGATATAACATCAAAAGCCAAAAAGTGGTGGTTCCCCAAGCAGAGATGTACAGATTTACTACTCGATATGAACACGGCTGCTAATGATATTTATGTGTCAGATGACCTGAAAGCTGCTGCCTACTCAGAAATAATACAGGCTTACCCCAAAAAAGAGGACCGGTTCGAGCATCACCAGGTTTTAAGTATTAACCGGTTCTCTGCAGGACGCCATTACTGGGATGTGGACAGCAGACAGTCTGAGAATTGGATGATAGGGGTGTGTTACGCCAGCATTGACAAGACAGGAAAAAATTCATTTATGGGATGTAACACCAAGTCGTGGTGCCTGCGGAGACGTCAGAACGAGTTCTGGATGCAACATAATAATTCCTGTGCGTACTTACCTGGCATGACTTCCTGCAGTCACATCAGAGTCTCCCTGGATTACAATGCAGGACACTTGTCCTTTCATGATCTTGCTTGTCCCATAAGACATATACAGACCTACATAGTCATCTTCACCGAGCCCTTACAAGCTGGTTTTACCATATTCAATGGTTGTTTGCAGATCAGCACTCCAGAAGAAACTGAGCCTATTGAGCTTTCTGATGAGGACAGTGGAGACTTTACTGATTGA